Below is a window of 'Nostoc azollae' 0708 DNA.
CAAAGGGAAATTGTGTTTTACATTGTGTTTTACATTGACTATCTTTATCTGTAGAATTGGAAAATAATAAACCACGACGAATAGCTTGATCTGTAGAGTTGTCTGTCACCACATCATCAAACCCGATATTCTCTAGAGGAGAATCACGAGGTAGGGGAACTTCTAACCTACCAATATTGCTTAACAAACAAGTCCCAATGATTTGATTTTGCAGATTAGTACCTAAATTTTGTTGTTGATGACCATAAATATTTAATCCAATTACACGGGGGTGATAAGAAGCTAATTTTTGTACTAACTTATTGATAGTTTGGTCTGATAAAGGCCACTGTTCCCGCATCAGATCCTCTTGAGTAATGCTGACTAATAAAATGCGTGCATTCATTGCTTCTTAGGGACGCGAACGCAAAATCTGGTCATAAATCCTTAACTCCGAAGCTTGTAAACATTTCACTTCCTTGGTTCCCCAGACTAAAACTGTTCCCGCATCAGATCCTCTTGAGTAATGCTGACTAATAAAATGCGTGCATTCATTGCTTCTTAGGGACGCGAACGCAAAATTTGGTCATAAATCCTTAACTCCGAAGCTTGTAAACATTTCACTTCCTTGGTTCCCCAGACTAAAGCAGTCTCTCCCATAATACTCAGCAATAGGATAGACAGGCAATTATGGAAGCTAAAAGTTAGACTTGATCCTCGATCTTGAATAAACAATGCACCGAAGTTAGCGAAAAGTCTATTAATCACGGTATGGTAGTAGGCTGGGGTTGTAGATGTTGGAGTATTTGGTTCACTGTAGAATTTTTTAATTCAGCAATTTATTCTTGCAGAGATTTCTTCCCTCTTCCACAGGACTCAACACTGATAAAGGCATTGGTGTGGATGATATGGGTGTTGATTGAGTTGATGCATCTAACTGGGGTGGTTGGGGTAATATTTCCGCTTGTACCTCACTGAAATAACCACCAACAATTTTATCGTAGTTGGATACAACCGCTAAAAATGCTCCTCCTAAAATATAGGTAGGTAATGGTAGGGAAACTTCTTTTACCCAATCCAAAAATTGTGCTAAAGCAAATAATAAGAAAACACAAAAAAGCCAAACTTTCATTTTTTCTTTCCCTAAATAGAAACCATAATCTTTAAACAGCTTGTATGATACTAGATGTAAGCTACAATCACCAACTTTTTGATAAAAGCTCTATCACGTTGTGATCAAAGTAAATAATTCTTTTTCGTAAAAAGTCAGGCACAATAAAATATAAGTAGTTGACTCTTCTCCAGCCTCAAGGTAGGGAAATTCTTAAGTAGCTAAGACACCCACTCTTAAGGTGTAGTCACAACACCTCTAGTAACTCCATCGAGATTTAATCCCCCACCCAGGCTAAACAGATAAGTTTGTGATTTACTGAATATAAGTGAATATGACTTTACCTTATGAGTTATTGTCTTAATCCCCATTGTTCCAAGCCGGAAAACCCTAATGATGTCAAGTTTTGCCTGACTTGTGGTACTAAGTTACTTCTCAAAGAACGTTACCGCGCTATCAAACCCATCGGACAAGGTGGTTTTGGCAGAACCTTTTTAGCAGTGGATGAGGATAAACCCTCCAAGCCTCCGTGTGTAATCAAGCAATTTTATCCCCAAGCCCAAGGTACAAATACAGTACAGAAAGCCGTAGAGTTATTTAATCAAGAAGCTATACAGTTGGATCATTTGGGACAACATCCACAAATTCCTGCACTTTTATCCTATTGTACTCAAGATGATAGACAGTATCTAGTCCAAGAATTTATTAATGGATTAAATTTAGCTCAGGAATTAGCACAAAATGGCGCATTTAATGAAACCAAAATTCGGCAATTATTAATTGATCTATTGTCAGTGCTGCAATTTTGCCATAGCAGAGAAGTAATTCACCGAGATATTAAACCAGAAAATATTATTCGTCGGGGTAGTGATACTAGGTTAGTAATTGTAGATTTTGGTGCAGCAAAATATGCTACAAGTACGGCTTTAAATCATACGGGTACAAGTATAGGTAGTCCTGAATATGTGGCACCGGAACAAATGCGAGGTCGGGCGGTTTTTGCCAGTGATATTTATAGTTTAGGTGTAACTTGTATTAATCTTTTAACAGCGCGCTCGCCCTTTGACAGTTATGATACCCATAACGCAGCTTGGATTTGGCGACAATACCTGAAAACCCCAGTTAGTAACGAATTGGGCAAGATTATCGATAAAATGCTAGAAAGTATCCCTAGTAGACGTTATCAAACAACTGATGCAGTTCTTAAAGATTTGAATATTCAATCTACCATAGGCATTCCACCAACAATTATCAGTCAACCAGCCACCCAAGCATCACCAAATTATCCACCAAATTTTGTTTCCCAAACTCCTAGTCAAATTGAAAAGGAATTACTGGAAATAAAAACAAAGTTTATAGGTGGTAAGGTGCAACCAAAAAATGTTGCACAACAACCATCTGTTTCTACGAATAATCCTACCAAGCAGGATGCTGTAGATAAAGAATTGCAGGAGATCAGGGATAAGTTTTTGGGTAATGGGTGATTTTAAACTTTGATAAAGATAAAAGTAGAAATAGGTATCTTAATTCCGCCACTCACAAAAGCGGCTTGACCATCGCCTATTTTTTGAGAAATTTCAGTATTTTTCTAAACACCAGAATTAGTCGTTCTAAGCATCGTTTAATGTGCCTAAAGACAGAAACTATATCCAATTATAGAAGATTGTCACTTTTTCTCTATCTTTTGATGCATTTTTAAAATGCTACTTTATACTGGCATTGACTACTGCTGTAAGTTGCTGTCAAAAAAATGACTCTGAAAATCAGAGCCATTATCTAAAATTATGAAAATTTCTACACCTTCACTAGATGCAATTTACTTCTTAGCTTCAGCGATGGGAACCCACTCAGTGTGGAAAGTTCCTTCTTTATCAGTACGCTTGTAGGTATGAGCGCCGAAGTAATCGCGTTGTGCTTGAGTCAAGTTTTGAGGCAAGCGATCGCGACGGTAACTATCGAAGTAATCTACAGAAGCACTGAAAGCTGGAACAGGAATACCCAACTTAGCAGCAGTAATAATTACTTCCCGCCAAGCAGCTTGTCTGTCGAGAATTGTTTGCTTAAATTCAGGTGCTAACAACAAGTTAGGTAGTGCTGGATTTTGGTCAAATGCCTTCTTAATCTTATTCAAGAAGCCAGCACGAATAATACAGCCACCCTTCCAAATCCGAGCCATTTCGCCCAAATTCAAATCCCAATTGTAGGTTTTAGAAGCTGTAGATAACAACGCCATACCTTGAGCATAAGAACAAATTTTGGAACAATAGAGCGCATCACGTACCATGTTCACAAAACTCTTAATTTCTCCGGTATACTTACCACTTGGTCCTGTGATTTGCTTGGAAGCCGCAATCCGTTCATCTCTAATAGAAGAGAGAATCCGGGAATTAACAGCAGCAGTAATTGTAGGAATAGCAACGCCTAATTCCAAAGCAGTTTGTACAGTCCAACGACCAGTCCCTTTTTGTCCCGCAGCGTCAATAATCAAATCAACCAAGGGTTTCTTTGTTTCTGGGTCAACGTAGGGGAAAATATTAGCTGTAATCTCAATCAAAAATGAATTGAGTTCGTCAGTTTCATTCCACTCAGTAAATACTTCATGTAGCTGTGCAGCACTCAAACCAGCCACATTTTTCAGCAAGTCGTAAGCTTCTGCAATTAACTGCATATCGCCGTACTCAATGCCGTTGTGAACCATTTTTACATAGTGACCAGAACCCCCAGGACCAATATAGGTTACACAAGGTCCATCATCAACTTGGGCAGCAATTTTGTTGAAAATGGGGGATAGATACTCATAGGAACTTTTTGTACCACCAGGCATGAGAGAAGGACCATTTAGTGCGCCTTCTTCACCACCACTCACACCCATACCGATATAACGTAAACCAGTTGGTTCTAGTTCTTGAGTACGTCTTTCGGTATCTTCAAACCAAGAGTTACCACCGTCAATAATGATATCGCCTTCTTGTAATAAGGGCTTAAGCTGTTGAATTACTGCATCGACAGGCTTACCAGCTTGCACCATCACTAGGATTTTGCGGGGGCGTTCTAGTGCAGCAACGAATTCTTCGAGGCTAAAGGCTGCAACGACATTCCGTCCTCCTGCGCGTTGCGCCATGAAGGCATCGGTTTTTTCACGAGAACGGTTGTAAACTGCAATTGGGAAGCCATTACGCTCAACATTTAGAGCGATGTTTTCGCCCATAACGGCTAATCCAATCACACCAAAGCTTTGTAGGGTCATAAATTTGTTTGGCTAACTCTTGCAGATCCTTTCACCTTTAAGGGTAAACCGAGATTTTGGCTTCACTCCTAAAGAAGACATTAAGAGTTGATATTAAGGACAAAAAATCACAACTAATACAGATAATTAGTTTTAATTTGTATCTAAGTCAACATTTTAGTGAGAAAATTCGCAAAATGGAAATACTGGCACAAATAAAAAAGTAAGGAGTATGAAAAAATGCTTGCCTATTTCCTAGCATTAGTGGTTGCACTGGGAAGTTTAGCTATTTACCTATCAGCTTTCTTTTTTCCAGAAATCCATCGCAAGAACGATTTTGTTTGGAGTGGAGTAGGTTTATTTTATGCTTTAGTATTATGGATTTTTGCACCCCAGATTACAGGAGGATTGTTACTGGGTCATGTGGCCAGTGTGGCGCTTTTAGTTTGGTTTGGCTGGCAAACTTTATCATTACGTCGTCAACTGACTCCGGAAGTCCAACAAACGCCTATCCCCAGTCCAGAGTTAGTCAAGATAAGTATACAAGAGCAGGTGTCAAAGTTTTCTGTGCAGGAAAAGTTGTCACAATTACCAGCATTAATTGGCAATGTCTTCAGAGGTCTGAAGGGGAAGGTGCAGCAAACAGTGAGTAAAACTCCTTCTGTACCGAAACCTAAACCGGTGGTGGAGATTATTGATAAAACTACTCCTGTTCCAGAACAACCGAGTCCAGCAGCAGTACCACCAGCTGAGGAAATCTCAACTGAAGCGGAAAGTGTTACCGATATAGAACTAACAGCAGAATCAGGGATTGAAACTCAAGTAACTCAACCGGCAAACTTGCCAGAAACCGAAGTTATCACAGAAGCAGTAACTGTTTCTTCTCCTGAAGAACCAGCGGAAAGTGTTACCAGTATAGAACCAACACCAGAATCAGGGATTGAAACTCAAGTAACCCAACCGGTAAACCTGCCAGAAACCGAAGTTATCACAGAAGCGGTAACTGTTTCTTCTCCTGAACAACCAATAGAGTCTGTCTCGAGAACTGAAAGGGAAGAATCTCAATCTACAACTCCGTCAACAACAGCGCTGAGTGAGGAAGTTGTCTCAGATGCTTCTCATGTTCCCCCTGGGGAAGTACTACCGGAAAAAACCCCGCCAAATGAAGGAAATATTGATTAGGATTTGGTGCTGGGGATTAGTAACATGAGCTGATTCCCAGATGGTTTATTCATTTATGAGTGGTATCCTTTAAATAATTATTGTCATCTTTGCGATAAACGAGACTAAACGCTAAAACCCTTAATAAATAAGGGTCTTAGCGATTTTCCTTTTAATCTTTTTTGTATCCTAATTTTTAAAGTAAATGATGTCATATTTCTTGAGGTGAGCTTATGCCCAAAAAACCTATGAATCAAGCCTTTCCAGGATTTTAGAGTGAGGAGGAGGAATTAATTGATGCGATCCGCCAAGCACCTGAGAACATAGATCGTAGGGATGCGATCGCAGATGCGGCGAAAGCTTTGGGCAAAAGCACTATAACTATTAAGCGCATCATATAGAAAGTTGAGCAGGTAGGGGTGGCAACTCTAGCTGTTGGACGTAAGGATCAAGGACAATATCGTATTTCCAAAGAGTGGCATGATTTTATTGTTAGCCTTCATCACTGGCGTAATAGAGAAGGTTATCGAATCAATCACAATCAGATTTCTGGATATTTAAAAGCCTTGGCTTCTCAAAGAGAGAAACTGCGAGACAAAAAACATGATAAGAAATTTAAGGGATATTCTCAGGTGAGAGAAGACCTCATAGTAGGAAAACACCCTTCTCATGTCACTGTTTATAAAGTAATTAATTCCTATTTAGAAGCAAAATATAATAAAGTTCGCCATCCTGGTTCGCCGATAGAAGCACAAATTCTACAAACAACTGAAGGAAGGTATTTTAGAAATCACCTACAGCAACCAGATTTGGCAAATAGACCATACTAGATTAGATATTTTGTTAGTTGACGAGGAGAATAAGAAAGTTATTGGTCGTCCATACATCACTTTGCTAATGGATAGTTATTCTGGTTGTGTCACAGGGTTTTATTTAGGTTTTGAACCTGCTGGCTCCCATCAAGTTGGTTTAGCTCTGGGTAATGGAATTTTACCAAAGCACTACGAAACAGAGTACGAACTTCAAGAAAAATGGGGGATTTGTGGAATACCTAAATATATAAATAATAATATATAACGAGAGATAGTGCAAAGGGATTTGAGTCCGAACATTTAAAACAGGTTTCACTACAATTACTTTTTATACGGCGTTTGCATACTTTTCCCCAGGCAGGTGGTTTAATTGAATCTATTTTTGACAAGATTAATAAAGAAATATTGTTATTATATGGTAGATACAGGGGTTCAAATATTGAGGAACCTCCTCCAGAGGCAGTTCTTCTTGCCTGTCTGACGGTTGATAAACTAGAGAAAATATTAGTGAAATATTTTCTCTAGTTTATCAACCGTCATGATTACCCAATGGTAAGAAATCAAAAACGTATTGAGCAATGGAAATCAAGTTGTTTACTAGAAGAACCTGACCTTATTTATGAACGTGAACTAGATATTTGTTTAATGAAAGTTGCGATACGCAATGTAGAAAAATATGGTTCTGTTAACTTTGTTGGTTGGGTATATCAAGGTGATTGCTTGTTAGATTATAAAAGGAAGCAAGTTTCTGTAAGATATGATAGGCGTAATATTACAACAGTCAGTGTCTATACTCGCCCTATTAATGGTGAACCAGGAGAGTT
It encodes the following:
- a CDS encoding CHASE2 domain-containing protein; protein product: MNARILLVSITQEDLMREQWPLSDQTINKLVQKLASYHPRVIGLNIYGHQQQNLGTNLQNQIIGTCLLSNIGRLEVPLPRDSPLENIGFDDVVTDNSTDQAIRRGLLFSNSTDKDSQCKTQCKTQFPFAALLAINYLEKKV
- a CDS encoding serine/threonine-protein kinase, with the protein product MSYCLNPHCSKPENPNDVKFCLTCGTKLLLKERYRAIKPIGQGGFGRTFLAVDEDKPSKPPCVIKQFYPQAQGTNTVQKAVELFNQEAIQLDHLGQHPQIPALLSYCTQDDRQYLVQEFINGLNLAQELAQNGAFNETKIRQLLIDLLSVLQFCHSREVIHRDIKPENIIRRGSDTRLVIVDFGAAKYATSTALNHTGTSIGSPEYVAPEQMRGRAVFASDIYSLGVTCINLLTARSPFDSYDTHNAAWIWRQYLKTPVSNELGKIIDKMLESIPSRRYQTTDAVLKDLNIQSTIGIPPTIISQPATQASPNYPPNFVSQTPSQIEKELLEIKTKFIGGKVQPKNVAQQPSVSTNNPTKQDAVDKELQEIRDKFLGNG
- the gndA gene encoding NADP-dependent phosphogluconate dehydrogenase, encoding MTLQSFGVIGLAVMGENIALNVERNGFPIAVYNRSREKTDAFMAQRAGGRNVVAAFSLEEFVAALERPRKILVMVQAGKPVDAVIQQLKPLLQEGDIIIDGGNSWFEDTERRTQELEPTGLRYIGMGVSGGEEGALNGPSLMPGGTKSSYEYLSPIFNKIAAQVDDGPCVTYIGPGGSGHYVKMVHNGIEYGDMQLIAEAYDLLKNVAGLSAAQLHEVFTEWNETDELNSFLIEITANIFPYVDPETKKPLVDLIIDAAGQKGTGRWTVQTALELGVAIPTITAAVNSRILSSIRDERIAASKQITGPSGKYTGEIKSFVNMVRDALYCSKICSYAQGMALLSTASKTYNWDLNLGEMARIWKGGCIIRAGFLNKIKKAFDQNPALPNLLLAPEFKQTILDRQAAWREVIITAAKLGIPVPAFSASVDYFDSYRRDRLPQNLTQAQRDYFGAHTYKRTDKEGTFHTEWVPIAEAKK
- a CDS encoding Ycf66 family protein yields the protein MLAYFLALVVALGSLAIYLSAFFFPEIHRKNDFVWSGVGLFYALVLWIFAPQITGGLLLGHVASVALLVWFGWQTLSLRRQLTPEVQQTPIPSPELVKISIQEQVSKFSVQEKLSQLPALIGNVFRGLKGKVQQTVSKTPSVPKPKPVVEIIDKTTPVPEQPSPAAVPPAEEISTEAESVTDIELTAESGIETQVTQPANLPETEVITEAVTVSSPEEPAESVTSIEPTPESGIETQVTQPVNLPETEVITEAVTVSSPEQPIESVSRTEREESQSTTPSTTALSEEVVSDASHVPPGEVLPEKTPPNEGNID
- a CDS encoding Mu transposase C-terminal domain-containing protein codes for the protein MVRNQKRIEQWKSSCLLEEPDLIYERELDICLMKVAIRNVEKYGSVNFVGWVYQGDCLLDYKRKQVSVRYDRRNITTVSVYTRPINGEPGEFLGFIQASNFKREEMSLAELNSIKKKLRNEGIKFDHSSIFNERLSRFEDVEQNRKERGRQRRK